In the Pseudopipra pipra isolate bDixPip1 unplaced genomic scaffold, bDixPip1.hap1 HAP1_SCAFFOLD_185, whole genome shotgun sequence genome, CTCCTGGGGACTCCCCCAGACCTCAGTAAtccccagtgactcccagtgcctcccccagtgccccccaccGCAGCCCCCACCAGTTCTTacccctcccccccagcagtgccccccagtcctcccagtGTGGCCAGAGGAGGCCCTCAGTaccacccagtgctcctcaggGCCTTCCATATCCATCCCAGTGTTCCCCagtccccccaaacccctcccagtgcccctgggTCCTCCCCAAACACCCCCCAGtacctcccagtgccccccagtgcccccagtctCACTGGCAGGATGGTGGTCCTTTGcccctccaggctcagctccagtttgtccagggctgtgtccaggtcCTGAGGCTCGAGGGGGCCCTTGGGGTCCCCatcacccccctctgccccatcTATCTGGTACTGGGGGTTGGAGGGGGTCGTGGGGGGTCAGGATAATTGGAGGGGTCACAGAGGGGTCAGGAGAATTAAGGGGGGTCTCAGAGGGGTCAAGGGGAGACTGAGGGGTCCAGAGGTGTTTGGGGCTCAGGGATGTCCAGGAAGGTTTGGGTGAGTCTGGAGGGTtcttgggggtcccaggggctcccagggaatctggggtgggttttggggtacAGGGGTTTTGAGGAGGGTCACAGAGGATCAGGGGATGGGTTCGGTGGGGTGCCAGATTGTCCAGGGATGTTCTGGGGTACCTGGagggcagcaaagagcagcatCTCCTCCTCGGTACAGTCGATCTCCTCGGCCAGGAGGGCCCCGCgtgcctgctcctgcagcagcgcAATGCGCAGCCCGCCCTCCTGGGGGCAGCACAGTGTTGGGGCATGGGGGggcacccaggggggctttaacccccagggacccccaaaaccccagcAGGGACCCACAGGGACTCCCTAACCCCCTCCTGAGGGGTGCTTGGGAAGTGACATGGGAGggttgggggtccctggggggctTTAGGGGTCACCAGGGGGGATTTGAGGGTACCTGGGGGTCCAGCCCCATGGCACAGGGGTACTTGAAgcgcagcagcagctcctcgtCGTCCACCACGTCCTGTTCCATCAGGGACCTCGAGGCGTCCAGCCACCTGCGGGGAAAGGGGGGGCGTGGTTGGGGGGGGTCCTGTGCGCTCGATCCCGCCCACAAACCCCGCCCGAGCACCGCCCATAACCCTCATCCCCGCCCACAAACCCCGCCCAACCACACCCGAGCAAACCCCACCCCACCAAGTCGTGTCCCGCCCCTCACCCACCCTAAGCCTCGCCCCCCGCCCCACCCAACAACCCCAatcccgccccgcccccgcctgTAAGCCCCGCCCACACGTCTAACCCCTCCCCAACCACCGAATCCCGCCCCATTCAAGCCCCGCCCACCAGGCCCCacccccgcggccccgcccctcaCCGCGCGTGCAGCCGCGCGCGCCGCAGGAGGAGGTTCCCGCGCCTGGTCCGGGGGGAGGtcggggggtccctcccccccCGGGGGGTCACCAGAACCCGGAGCTGCTCGGGGGGCAGCGCAGGGGGAGGGGCCTcatctgggggggggggacaggagGTCGGGGAGGGTGCGAAGGACGCGGGGGGATCCGGCCCCCCCCGGCCTCCCACCGCTCCCCCCCTCCGCTCACCTGCCCTTGGCCGCAGGTGCGTCAGGTCCAGGTCGGGGGGGGCCTGGGCGGGGGCGCGGCCCTTCCGCACCTCCCCTCCCCGCTCTTCCTCCGGACGCAGCAGCGAAAGTTCCTCGGGGTTTCGGATCCCTGCGACCCCCCCCCGCGCACAGTGGGACCCCCGGCACCTTCCCgggcccccccagtgccctccgGGACTCCCCGAGACCTCTCGGCACGCCTCAGTTCCCCCCTGAGATTCCCCCGGGACCCTCCAGACCCCTTCATCCCCCCCAACTCCACTCCATCGTTGCCCAGACCACTCTGGCCCTCCCAGACCCCCAAAAGCCCCCCCAGACACCCTAATCACCCTTCAAACCCCTCCAACGAccccccccatttccccccagcccctccccagcgcTCCCGGAGCCCCTGGACACACCGAGCAGACCGCAGGCCCGTGCCACCCCCCGCCCGGGGGTCCTGGCGAAGTCGAGGTGCAGCCGCAGGACGCGCCCGCCCGGGAGCCGCAGCCGCAGCGGGCGGTGCCGGGGGACGAAGCGGAGCCGGGAGCCCCCCCCGACACCCAGCGCGTCCagggggggcccggggggcaGCAGCCACCGCCGCCGCTGCACCCACCACAGCGCGTGGTCCGACCAGTCCCGGGCCTCCCCTGGAGGAAAGGGCGTCAggggaggctgggggggggtatgacagggctgggagggggcggcggggtGCCCTGGCAGGGGGATGGCCGTGAGGGACTGCAGGAGGGTTAGAGGGTGCTAAAGGGGGCTGTGGGAGGTCCTGCTGTACCCCCAAACCACATCGGAGGGGCTACAGGGGGCCTGTAATAGGGCAATGGGGGGTATGTAGGGCTCTAATGGGGGCTGTCACAGGCTGTGGGGAGCTATGGGGGGCTATGGGGATGCTATAGGAGGCTGTGAGGAACTGGTGTGGGTTAGGGGTTACTAAGTAGGGGTTATGGGAGAGTTGTGGGGTGCTGTGAGGTCTATAGGGGTCCCACTGTACCCCCAAAGCACATCGGGGGGGCTCAGGAGGCCACGGGTCCCGGGGGGGAGCCACCCTTGGAGCTATTTATAGCCCATGGGTCCCTTATCGCCCTGGCTGGGGAGGACCTGGGGAGGGGAACTGGGAAGTAGGGGGACGCTGGGACCCCTCGATAAGGGCTCAGTATCCCCAGGCTGGATCCTCCCCCAACATCCTCTCTTAACCACACGGCACTTCGGGGGGGCTGGATGCCCCTACAACCCTTTCCTATGGGGCCTGGAGCTGGGGGGCCTGGACACCAGGGTCCAGCCTCCTGCCACTGTGGGGCACAACTAGGGGTCAGGGCTGTGGATCCCAGCTGTGGGTCTGGCCAGAGGTCAGGGCTACAGGTCACTCACCGATGGTCTCCACGATGAGGCGCATGAGGCCACCAATGTGCAGGTCCCCGGTGACACGGAGGGCAAGGATGCGGAGAGCTGCTggggggctgggctgccccacagcatctccctgccctgtggcatctccctgccccatggcacctccctcctccacctccagctgcagctcgAAGGAGCCGTCAATGTCCTCCCCACTCGCCGTCTTCAGCCCTGCCATCACTCCGTCCCTTCCCAATGGTGTCCAGAATGTTCCTGCCCCACGTCCCGCCCCAcgtcccatcccacttccttcTCCACGGCACCCTGGACACCCGGGTTCACCCCACACCACTGCCACCCACCGCAGAGGAAGTCGTGGCAGGGAGGAGCCACAGGGTCCAGACGTTGGGCTGTCCCCCCCTGCCATGACACCCACCAGGGCCACAGGGCGAGGACATTGGGGTCTCTCATCTGGGGATGTCCCTGTCCTAGCCCCCACACCCCATCCCTCTACTATCCCACCAGCTGGGACAGGACCCGGGAGCCCCCCTCAAGTCACCCTCATTGCACTCCCAGCACATGCTGTTCTCATGGGATGGGGGTCTGGTGCTTCCCGGGGTCAGTCCACAGGATCCCTGGGAAGGGGACAGAGCTGGTAGAACTAGGGATGctgccccctctccccctcaACCCCCCAATCacgggctggggctgctgaggCCAAAGGATTTTATTGTTGGGGGGATCAGTGTGGCCCCAGCACATCCCCTTTGGGGCAGTTTCCAGTGTCCCCTTGAGGGGAGATGAGGCCAGGGGAGTGTCCCAgggggatggggcaggggagTCCAGTGTCACAtggaggggacatggagggacacGTGTAGGGTCCAGTGTCACATTGGGGGGACATGGGAGGGAGTCACAGCTTCAGTTTCACAGTTAGTGGGGGCAGATGGGGGGCTGTGAGTGTGCACAGGGTGGGTGTGCACAGGGTGAGTGTGCAAAGGGGGGGTGTGCAAGGGGGGTGAGCGTGTGTGGGATGGACACCATCGGCCTGCAGCGGGCGCCATTGGCTTGTGCCAGGCGTGTGAGCGAGGTGTGAGCGGGCAGGGGCCGCAGGATCGGTGTGCGCGGCTGTGAGCGTGTGTGGCACGGGGATGGTGTGCACAGGACACGAGTGTGCACGGCGTGTTCATGGCATGTGACTGCAGTCAGTGCGCACAGGTGAGCGTGCCCAGGGTGAGAGTGTGCCCACAGTGAGTGTGCCCACAGCGAGTGGGCCCAGGGTGAGTGTGCCCAACGTGTGTGCAGCGTGTTCAGGGTGAGTGCCCAGGTGAGTGTGCCCGAGGTGACTCTGCCCACCTGACCATGCCATGTGCAGGTGCCCCCATGCCAGGGGGCTGCCGCAGTCCCGGAGTCCTGTGGAGTCCCACAGATGTCAGAGGGTCTCCCCGGGGGGTCTCAAGGGGTGTTGGGGGATGTCAGGGGATCCCCGGAGAGGTCAGGGGGTCCCCCCCGGGGGCTGTTGGGGGGTGTCAGGGGACtcggggggtccccgggggggtgCAGCAGCCGCGTGACCCGGCTGAGCCGCGCGTTCGCGtcctcctggccctgctgcagccGCCGGGTGCTGCGACGGAGCCCCcggagctcagcctggagccgCTGCTGCACTTCGTGGCCCTGCCCCACACAGAGCCACGGGtcagccccctgccccacacagaCCCATAGATCAACCGCCTCAGCGTTCCCCCAGTTctctcccagtgtccccccagtgactcccagtACTCCCCATTTCTCCTCCAGTGTTCCCAACTGCCCCCCAGTCCCTTCAGCAGTGTCCCTCTGGTGccccccagtgcaccccagttcccatccagccccaccagtgcctcccagtgGCCTCCCAGtgtgccccccagtgccccccaccTCCTGCAGACCCTCCTGCAGCCGCTTCAGCGCCGCCTCCAGTTGCGCCACCTTCTCTGAGAGGCTCCGGGACCTGGGGAGGGCACGAGGGGGTGTTGGACCCTGAGGggaccccctccagccccctactcctcccagcctccccctTCATACTCATCCTCAGGGACCActgggctcaggctctgctggaCCCCGATGTTGGGGGGCTCTCGGAGCTGATGCCCTGGCGAGAGAAGTGGGGAAATGTAAGACCCCTACATGGGGAGCCCCGAGACCTCCCCCTTCCTGACCCTCCCCATTCCCACAGCCACTGAGATCCCCCCTTTCCTGATCCTTCCCATTCCCACAAACCCCAGtcccccaactccctcagctcccCACAGTCCCCCAGGATCCCCTCACCCCCTTGACC is a window encoding:
- the LOC135408116 gene encoding fermitin family homolog 3-like; this translates as MAGGDSPTSGPCGSSLPRLPLRWVAVVWGEPGCPGCRGEGSGMGRGAGRGAGTFWTPLGRDGVMAGLKTASGEDIDGSFELQLEVEEGGAMGQGDATGQGDAVGQPSPPAALRILALRVTGDLHIGGLMRLIVETIGEARDWSDHALWWVQRRRWLLPPGPPLDALGVGGGSRLRFVPRHRPLRLRLPGGRVLRLHLDFARTPGRGVARACGLLGIRNPEELSLLRPEEERGGEVRKGRAPAQAPPDLDLTHLRPRADEAPPPALPPEQLRVLVTPRGGRDPPTSPRTRRGNLLLRRARLHARWLDASRSLMEQDVVDDEELLLRFKYPCAMGLDPQEGGLRIALLQEQARGALLAEEIDCTEEEMLLFAALQYQIDGAEGGDGDPKGPLEPQDLDTALDKLELSLEGQRTTILPEELGAAPELVEELEIYRSSRWPFWGSRPARAVLSGSSLSLWSLPRSGGPPQQLNLRGCEVTPDMDLGAQKFYIKLRVPTPEGMSETLLRCRDAPQHARWVAGCRLASRGGSLSATSLGAEAQGVLGVHPGREDPTVPPWALSRPPPDPQQLLPPRFHRKSKAKQLTPRLLEVLHRVGTLTPGQARLRFVEAWRALPGFGLGHFVVRFQGARRDEILAVGPSELLRIDPGSGAVTRSWRHSDLRQWDINWDSQQVRLWLTGDVTLGLRVLSAAPRVLHQFLGGYLVLGGQRPGQPPDPDVLRRLIEGGDDP